In Rhodovulum sulfidophilum DSM 1374, the following are encoded in one genomic region:
- a CDS encoding THUMP domain-containing class I SAM-dependent RNA methyltransferase, with the protein MTAAAPFEIFLAALPGLEPLLAEEARAAGFATPVAVPGGVTVTGGWPEVWRANLVLRGASRVLVRIGAFRAFHLAQLDKRARKVDWAAVLRPDRPVRVEVQCRASKIYHARAAAQRIERAIAETLGAPIGGEEAIALKVRIDDNLVTLSLDSSGEPLHRRGHKQAVGKAPLRETMAALFLRACGFDGQEPVLDPMCGSGTFPIEAAEIAAGLAPGRDRSFAFEDFASFDAGAWTAMKAPAPAIPAEARFFGSDRDDGAIRMATANAARSGVADRTDFRRQAVSDLIRPEGPAGLVMVNPPYGARIGDRKLLFALYGALGATLRDRFAGWRVGLVTSDEGLARATALPFLPPAPPVAHGGLKVRLFRTAPLP; encoded by the coding sequence ATGACTGCCGCCGCCCCCTTCGAGATCTTTCTCGCCGCCCTGCCCGGGCTCGAACCGCTTCTGGCCGAAGAGGCCCGCGCGGCGGGCTTTGCCACGCCCGTGGCGGTCCCCGGGGGCGTCACCGTGACCGGGGGCTGGCCCGAGGTCTGGCGTGCCAATCTGGTCCTGCGCGGCGCCTCGCGCGTGCTGGTCCGGATCGGCGCCTTTCGCGCCTTCCATCTCGCCCAGCTCGACAAGCGGGCGCGGAAGGTCGACTGGGCGGCGGTGCTTAGGCCCGACCGGCCGGTGCGGGTCGAGGTGCAATGCCGGGCCTCGAAGATCTACCATGCGCGCGCCGCCGCCCAGCGCATCGAGCGCGCCATCGCAGAGACGCTGGGCGCGCCCATCGGCGGCGAAGAGGCGATCGCGCTCAAGGTCCGGATCGACGACAATCTGGTGACGCTCAGCCTCGACAGCTCGGGCGAACCGCTGCATCGGCGCGGCCACAAGCAGGCGGTCGGCAAGGCACCGCTGCGCGAAACAATGGCCGCGCTCTTCCTGCGCGCCTGCGGCTTCGACGGGCAGGAACCGGTGCTCGATCCGATGTGCGGCTCGGGCACCTTCCCGATCGAGGCGGCCGAGATCGCGGCAGGCCTCGCCCCCGGCCGCGACCGCAGCTTCGCCTTCGAAGACTTCGCCAGCTTCGATGCCGGGGCCTGGACCGCGATGAAGGCGCCTGCGCCCGCGATCCCGGCCGAGGCCCGTTTCTTCGGGTCAGACCGCGATGACGGCGCGATCCGGATGGCCACCGCCAATGCCGCGCGCTCGGGCGTCGCGGACCGGACGGACTTCCGGCGCCAGGCGGTCAGCGATCTGATCCGGCCCGAAGGCCCGGCCGGTCTGGTGATGGTCAACCCGCCCTATGGCGCGCGGATCGGGGACAGAAAGCTTCTCTTCGCGCTTTACGGCGCGCTCGGGGCGACACTTCGCGACCGTTTCGCGGGCTGGCGGGTCGGACTGGTCACCAGCGACGAGGGGCTTGCGCGGGCAACGGCCCTGCCCTTTCTGCCGCCCGCTCCGCCGGTTGCCCATGGCGGGCTGAAGGTGCGGCTTTTCCGGACCGCGCCCCTGCCCTGA
- the cobC gene encoding alpha-ribazole phosphatase family protein: MGLILLRHTRPDVAEGTCYGRTDYPPASSFADEAAEVLAALPAIDRILTSPLMRCTRLAEHIGAARGLPVAADPRLIEIDFGAWEGIPWAEVPREGLDHWAGHFYESCPHGGESVGMFFARVVPFLEEMSGPGRVLAVSHAGLMRAALHHAGREGAWQMKFPYGSFIELP; this comes from the coding sequence ATGGGCCTGATCCTGCTGCGCCATACCCGGCCGGATGTGGCCGAGGGCACCTGCTACGGTCGTACCGACTACCCGCCCGCGTCGAGCTTTGCCGATGAGGCGGCCGAGGTGCTGGCGGCGCTGCCCGCCATCGACCGGATCCTGACCAGCCCGCTGATGCGCTGCACCCGTCTGGCCGAGCATATCGGCGCGGCGCGGGGTCTGCCTGTCGCGGCCGATCCGCGCCTGATCGAGATCGATTTCGGCGCCTGGGAGGGCATCCCCTGGGCCGAGGTCCCGCGCGAGGGGCTCGATCACTGGGCCGGGCATTTCTACGAGTCGTGCCCCCATGGCGGCGAAAGCGTCGGCATGTTCTTTGCCCGGGTCGTGCCCTTTCTCGAGGAGATGAGCGGACCCGGGCGGGTACTCGCCGTCTCGCATGCCGGGCTGATGCGGGCCGCGCTGCATCATGCCGGTCGCGAAGGCGCCTGGCAGATGAAATTCCCCTATGGGAGCTTCATCGAGCTGCCCTGA
- the cobS gene encoding adenosylcobinamide-GDP ribazoletransferase, with translation MTPAASLREEARLVVLALQFVTRLPLPADAGYTPDRMRRATRYFPLCGALIGALLGLVFAAAAAVFPPAVAAVLTLAAGVRLTGALHEDGLADMADGLGGGLTRERALEIMRDSRIGSYGAVTLMLALVLKLAALAGLGAAAGGWAALGALVAAHGLSRLASVLVMVRLPYARDEGKAAFAAAGPGRDGMAIAWATGGALMLGLWIGAGLAAALTVLALTVAVTLFMARMMMRRLGGHTGDGLGAVQQVAEIAVLLGFLAWA, from the coding sequence ATGACCCCGGCTGCCTCGCTGCGCGAAGAGGCGCGGCTGGTCGTTCTGGCGCTGCAATTCGTCACCCGCCTGCCGCTGCCTGCCGATGCGGGCTATACGCCCGACCGCATGCGCCGGGCGACGCGCTATTTTCCGCTTTGCGGCGCGCTGATCGGCGCGCTTCTGGGGCTGGTCTTCGCGGCGGCGGCGGCGGTCTTTCCTCCGGCGGTCGCGGCGGTGCTGACGCTTGCGGCCGGCGTACGGCTGACCGGGGCGCTGCATGAGGACGGGCTGGCCGACATGGCCGACGGGCTTGGCGGCGGGCTGACGCGCGAGCGCGCGCTCGAGATCATGCGCGACAGCCGGATCGGCAGCTATGGCGCGGTGACGCTGATGCTGGCGCTGGTGCTGAAGCTGGCCGCGCTCGCGGGGCTCGGCGCCGCGGCGGGGGGCTGGGCCGCGCTCGGAGCGCTGGTCGCCGCCCATGGGCTCAGCCGTCTGGCGTCGGTGCTCGTCATGGTGCGCCTGCCCTATGCGCGCGACGAGGGCAAGGCGGCCTTCGCCGCCGCCGGGCCGGGCCGGGACGGCATGGCCATCGCCTGGGCGACGGGCGGAGCGCTGATGTTGGGCCTCTGGATCGGTGCGGGGCTGGCCGCCGCGTTGACGGTGCTGGCGCTGACGGTCGCGGTAACGCTCTTCATGGCGCGGATGATGATGCGCCGGCTCGGCGGTCATACCGGCGACGGGCTGGGTGCGGTGCAGCAGGTGGCCGAGATCGCGGTCCTTCTGGGGTTTCTGGCATGGGCCTGA
- the cobT gene encoding nicotinate-nucleotide--dimethylbenzimidazole phosphoribosyltransferase produces the protein MSTDTDFAAALQHKIDFKTKPLGSLGRIEDLATLIATVQGTLSPQMKTCELTIFAADHGIAAEGVSKFPQEVTRQMVLNYLADGAGANAFARAVGAEMKVVDAGVAGAPFGVAELIERRIGAGTKSFLHEPAMSAAECDRALEEGRRLGAESLADAVAYGEMGIANTASAAALGHKLTGVGLDVLVGRGTGLDDDGLTRKRKVLEAAVARTGALGPKEALAEYGGFEVAMMTGAMIGAAAARKVVIVDGFIATAAALAAMRIAPATRAAMVFSHRSEEQGHGALLDALGAEPLLRLGLRLGEGTGALLAWPLLKAAGEMLNTMASFDDAGVTGPQ, from the coding sequence ATGAGCACCGATACCGATTTCGCCGCCGCGCTCCAGCACAAGATCGATTTCAAGACCAAGCCGCTGGGTTCGCTCGGCCGGATCGAGGATCTGGCGACGCTCATCGCTACCGTCCAGGGCACGCTGAGTCCGCAGATGAAGACCTGCGAGCTGACGATCTTTGCCGCGGATCACGGTATCGCGGCCGAGGGCGTGTCGAAATTCCCGCAGGAAGTGACGCGACAGATGGTGCTCAACTACCTGGCGGACGGGGCCGGGGCCAATGCCTTCGCCCGGGCCGTCGGGGCCGAGATGAAGGTCGTCGATGCCGGGGTGGCGGGCGCGCCCTTCGGGGTGGCGGAACTGATCGAACGCCGGATCGGCGCGGGCACGAAAAGCTTCCTGCACGAGCCCGCGATGAGTGCCGCGGAATGCGACCGCGCGCTTGAGGAGGGCCGCAGGCTGGGCGCCGAAAGCCTGGCCGATGCGGTCGCTTACGGCGAGATGGGCATTGCCAATACCGCCTCGGCTGCGGCGCTGGGCCACAAGCTGACCGGTGTCGGGCTGGATGTTCTGGTGGGGCGCGGCACCGGGCTTGACGATGACGGGCTGACGCGCAAGCGCAAGGTGCTGGAGGCCGCCGTCGCGCGGACCGGCGCGCTGGGGCCGAAAGAGGCGCTTGCGGAATATGGCGGTTTCGAGGTCGCGATGATGACCGGCGCGATGATCGGCGCGGCCGCGGCGAGGAAGGTCGTGATCGTCGACGGCTTCATCGCGACCGCGGCCGCGCTCGCCGCCATGCGGATCGCGCCCGCGACACGCGCCGCGATGGTCTTCTCGCACCGCTCCGAGGAACAGGGCCATGGCGCGCTGCTCGACGCGCTGGGCGCCGAGCCGCTGCTGCGTCTGGGGCTTCGGCTGGGCGAGGGCACCGGCGCGCTGCTGGCCTGGCCGCTTCTCAAGGCCGCGGGCGAGATGCTGAACACCATGGCCAGCTTCGACGATGCCGGCGTGACGGGGCCGCAATGA